The Blastopirellula sediminis sequence CCCCTGATGCAAACAACGCTGTAGACCAAAGAAAGTGGAAGCTGTGACTTTCAATCCGAAAGATCTCCCGAATCGATTTGATTTCGTGGCCGCCCAGCAGCGCATCTACCCGATGTGGGAAGAGCGGGGCTACTTCCACGCCGAGCCGAATCCGAACAAAGATCCCTACACGATCGTGATTCCGCCGCCGAACGTGACCGGCGCTCTGCACCTGGGACACGCCCTCAACAACACGCTGCAAGACGTGCTGATCCGCTACAAGCGGATGAAAGGGTTTGAAGCCCTCTGGATCCCCGGTACCGATCACGCGGGCATCGCGACGCAAGCGGTGGTGGAACGTCGCATTCTGGAAGAAGAAGGCCTATCGCGCCACGACCTGGGCCGCGAGAAGATGGTCGAGCGGATCTGGAAGTGGAAAGATCAGTACGAAGCTCGCATTCTCGGCCAGCTGAAGCGGATGGGTAGCAGTTGCGATTGGGAGCGGACGCGGTTCACGCTCGACCCGGTCTGCGCTCGCGCCGTGCGGAGCACCTTCTACGATCTGTTCGCGAAGAACCTGATCTACAAAGGGAAGCGTCTGGTCAACTGGGACACGTTCCTGCAAACCGCTGTGAGCGACGATGAAGTGTTCCACGAAACGACCCAAGGGCACTTCTGGCACTTCAGCTATCCGGTGATCGACCCGCAACCAGGCGAACCGCCAGTGGTGACGATCGCGACGACCCGGCCCGAGACGATGCTCGGCGATACGGCGGTGGCGGTCCACCCCGATCCAGAGCAGGCGCTCAACGACTTGGAAGCGGAGCTGAAAGAAAAGCTGAAGACGGCGCCGGGAAAAGAGAAGCCGGAGATTCAGGCGGAACTCGACCGCATCGCCGAACGCCGCAAGACGATGCTGCCGCAGCTGATCATCTTGCGCGACATGGCGCTGGCCGGCCGCAAGCTGATGCTACCGCTGATCGAACGCGAAATTCCGCTGATCGCCGACCAGTGGGCGAAGCCGGAGCTTGGGTCCGGCTGCGTGAAGATCACGCCGGCGCATGATCCGAACGACTATGAAGTCGGCATTCGGAACGAGCTGCCGATGATCAACATCCTGAACCCGGACGGCACGCTCAACGAGAACGCCGCTCAGTACAAAGGGCTGAAGATCTACGACGCCCGCGAAAAAGTGGTGGCCGATCTCGACGCCATCGGTTTGCTCGACAAGGTGGAAGATCGCGAGATCGACCTGGCGCACTCCGACCGGAGCAAGACGCCGATCGAGCCGTACCTGGCCGACCAGTGGTTCATCCGCATGGACGAACTGGCGCAAAGCGCGATGGACGCGGTGACCGATGGTCGCGTGAAGATCTTCCCGACCCGTTACGCCAAGGGCTACGTCGATTGGCTCAGCGAAAAGCGCGATTGGCCGGTTAGCCGTCAGCTCTGGTGGGGACATCAGATTCCGATCTGGTCGCAAACTTGCCAGTTGAAAGAAGATCACGACGAGCTGATCGCGAAGCTCGACGCCGATCCCGATATCAAAGCGGAACGCGCCGCCTATCAGGTGGAACGAGATCCCGAACGTCAGGCCGCCGAAAAGACCGGCACCATCCAAGGCGCCGCGCGGGTGGGGATGCCCTACTCGATGATCCACGTCTGCATCAACGAAGATGACGACGCCCTGGCCACGAAGTACGAAAAGCTCGGCTTCGTGCGGGAAAATGACGTGCTCGATACCTGGTTCAGCTCGGCGCTCTGGCCCCACTCGACCTTGGGTTGGCCCGAGAAGACGCCGGAGCTGGAGTACTTCTATCCGACCAGCACGCTGATCACCAGCCGCGACATCATCACGTTGTGGGTGGCCCGCATGGTGCTGGCCGGCCTGAACAACATGGGCGAGATTCCGTTCCGCGAAGTCTTCATTCACCCGACCATTCTGGATGGCCTGGGAGAACGAATGTCGAAGTCGAAGGGGAACGGGGTCGATCCGTTGGATGTGATCGAGAAGTTCGGCGCCGACTCGCTTCGCTTTGGTTTGGCCTATCTGACCACCGAAACGCAAGACGTGCGGATGCCGGTGCAGTTCGAGTGCCCCCACTGCGGCGCGCTAATCGATCAGACGAAGAAGAACCGGATCCAGCCGAAGATCGAATGCAAGAAGTGCTCGAAGGAATTCTCGACGCAGTGGGCGTTTAGCGACGCCGACCTGGCGCTGCCGCGCGGCGCTGTGGTGAGCGAACGCTTCGAGATTGGGCGTAACTTCTGCAACAAGCTGTGGAACGCCGCTCGGTTCACGATGATCAACCTGGAAGGGTTCGAACCGGCCCCGATCGACGACGCCGATTTGCTGCTCGAAGATCGTTGGATTCTCAGTCGGTTGGCTTCGGCCGAAGCGGAAATGACTCGCTGCCTGGAATCGTATCGCTACGCCGATGCGGCCCGTGCGCTGTACGACTTCGCGTGGGACAACTTCTGCAGCTTCTATCTCGAAATGACGAAGGAACGATTCACCGATCCGGCGCAGCGTCCGCTGGCTCAACGCGTGATCATCTTCGTGCTCGATTCGCTATTGCGAATGCTCCATCCGCTGGTGCCGTTCATCACGGAAGAAATTTGGCAGTCGCTCGGCAAGCTCGCGCCGAAACGCGGTTTCGCCGAAGTGACCGAAGCGACCGAGAGCATCATGATCGCCGAGTGGCCGCCGATTGATCCGGCCTGGCAAGACGAAAAGATCGAAGCGCAGTTCGCCAAGTTCCAAGAAACGCTGGCCAGTCTGCGCGAAATCCGCAGCCGCCAGAACATTGCGCCGCGCGAGATGATCGAGTTCACGATTCGCTGCGACGCCAAGACGGTCGAACTGCTCGAGTCGATGGAAGCTTACTTCGGTTCGATGGCCAACGCGAAGAGCGTCGGTTGGGGCGCCGAAGTGACGATTCCGGAAACCAACGCTCGCATCGACTTGCCGGGGATGGAAGTCTATGTCGACCTGAAGGACTTCATCGACGTCGGCGCCGAAATCGAACGAAACGAAAAGCAGCGCGAGCGTTTGCTGGGGATGATCACCGGCAAAGAGAAGAAGCTTTCGAACGCCAGTTTCGTCGAACGCGCACCGGCCGACGTGGTCGCCAAAGAACGGGAAAGCTTGGAAAACGCCCAGCGCGAGCTGGAAACGGTCGAAGCCGCCCTGGCGAAACTGCTGAAAAAGTAAGGGAAAGCGGCGGGCCGCATAGGGCGAAATCGCCTTGCTCTGGTCGCCGCAATCCTCCGCCGTCTATAATGGAGACGCGTCCCCAGGCCCGTCTCCTCGCCTCACGATCATCGGTTTACCATCTATGCCGGTCCAAATGGAACTCTCGCGGATCATCATCAGCGAGATTAACGATCAGCAGGTCATCTACCTCAAGGAAGTCGATGGCGATCGCCAGTTTCCGATCATGATCGGCATCTTTGAGGCGACCAGCATTCATCGTCGCGTTAAAGACTTCGCTTCGCCTCGCCCGCTGACGCATGACCTGATCTGCAACATCATCGAGCAGATGGGGGGCGTACTCGATAGCGTCGTCATTTGCGATTTGAATCAAGGGACCTACTTCGCCAACCTCCGCATCAAACGGGATGGAGAGTTGATCGAAATTGACGCTCGTCCTTCCGACGCGATCGCCATTGCGGTTACCAATCAGCCGAATCTGCCGATCTACGTCGAAGAGCACGTCCTGGACGAATCGGCGAACTAAGCCCGCCGCCGCTTTGCGAAACCAACCTTCGCCCGATTTTGAAGTTTGCCGGTTGGGTTGTTTCGCGCGGCCAGGGGACTACGATGACGGTTGATACCTGTTCCCCGTCACTGGAGTTCCCCCATGCCGCGACTTCTCCTTTCGCTGCTGTTGGCAGCCGCTTTCGCACTTCCCGCCTATGCCGGTCATCGTCTCGTCACGCAAGGCGCCGGCAAACTGGCGATCGTCGACGCCGACGGCAAGGTTGAGTGGGAGATGCCGTTTGGCGACATCCATGACATTCACGTCACCGCCGACGGACACATCTACGCCCAGCAAGGGATGAAGAAGATCGTCGAGATCGACCCGGCCCAAAAGAAGATCGTCTGGTCGTACGACTGTGCGAACGAAAACGGCAACGCCGGCAAGCCGATCGAAGTTCACGCCTTTCAACCGCTGGCCGATGGCAAGATGATGATCGCCGAATCAGGTATCGGTCGCATTATCGAAATCGACCGCGACGGCAAACTGCTGAAGGAAGTGAAGCTGGTCGTCGACAATCCGCACCCGCATCGCGACACGCGGCTGGTTCGCAAGCTGGAAAACGGCAACTACCTCGTCTGTCACGAAGGGGACGGCAAGGTCCGCGAATATGACGGCGAGACCGGCGACATCGTCTGGGAATACAACGTGCCGCTGTTCGACAAGAAGCCGGCCGGCGGTCATGGTCCGGAAGCGTGGGGCAATCAATGCTTCGCCGCAGTTCGTCTGAAGAACGGCAACACGTTGATCTCGACCGGCAACGGGCACGGCGTGATCGAAGTCGATCATGATCAAAAAGTCGTCTGGCGATTGGAGCAGAACGAACTGCCGGGGATCACGTTCGCTTGGGTGACGACGCTGGAAGTGCTCCCCAACGGCAACTATGTCATCGGCAATTGCCACGCTGGCCCGGGACAACCGTTGCTGGTTGAGATCGAACCGAAGGCGAAGAAAGTCGTCTGGACCTTCGATCAATATGATCGCTTCGGCAACTCGGTACCGAACTCGCAACTGCTCGACGTCGAAGGAGAAGTGATTCGCTAACCCGGCCGCGGTTGCGAAAATCGAAATTCAGCTTTTTAGCAAAAATATGACTACGCATTAGTTGCCACCTTTTTGCGGCGACTGATGCGTAGTTTTTTTGTTGCGTGAAACCCCTCCCTATTGCGGGCGAATTCGCCTATGGAGCGATTGGGCGCTTGTCTACAATTGACCCAACCTTTTCGCACGACCCGAAATCCAAGGGGATTTTGGACCTCTCTCGTGCAGCAATCGCCCTCGCTCTCTTGTTTCTTTCATTCATATCTGGGGAAGCGCTATGCAACATACGGTATCGAAGCGAAAACGTTCCGGCTTCACGCTGGTTGAACTCTTGGTTGTGATCGCCATCATCGGCGTGTTGATCGCTCTGCTTTTGCCGGCAGTTCAACAGGCGCGCGAAGCGGCTCGTCGGATGCAATGCACGAACAACCTGAAGCAGCACGGCCTCGGGCTGCACAATTTCCACGATACGTACGGCCGCTTTCCTCCAGGCAGCGCCAATGACCTCGCGCCGTTCGGCAAAGCGACCGCCACCAACTGGGGCGTTTCGTGGATGGGTTACCTGATGCCGTTCCTCGAACTCGGGAACGCCTTCGATCAAGCGCAGCTGACCTCGGGCAACAGCTACAACTCGACCGCGATTCTCAATGCGCTCGGCAACGGGGCAGGGGACACGCCGATATTTGACGCCTACGTTTGTCCGTCGTCGCCGATGGATCACGTCGCTGCGTTCACGCCGAAGGCGATGATTTCGGACTACGTCGGCATCTCGGGTACGATTAACGGCTTTGGCGGAACGGTCGCGGCTAATAACGTCGAACAGTTCTATTCCTCTTCCTACTTTGGCGCAGCGACGATCAACGGCGTGCTGCACATGAACTCGCAGACCAAGTTCGCCGACGTCACCGACGGCACGAGCAACACGATGGTGGTGAGCGAAGTGAGCGACTGGATCTACAAGGACGCCGGCACTCCATTCGACTTCCGTCCGAGCGGTCGCCATGGCTTCTTCATGGGGTCGAAAGGAACCGACGCTCGTCCGATCGTGACGCTAGGAACCGGCGGTCGTGCGTTCAGCCTGACCTCGATTCGCTACAAGATTAACCCGGGCAAGTCGCAGTTCTTTTCGGGTACGGCCGCCTCCGGCGTCTTTATCGAAAGCGGCTATACCAGCGGCGGCGCCAATACTCCGCTCGCTTCGGCTCATCCCGGCGGCGTGCAGGCGACGTTGTGCGACGGTTCGGTTCGCTTCATTGCGGAAACGATCGATAACACGACGCTCGCCAACCTGGCGATCCGCCATGACGGCTACGTGTTGGGCGAGTTCTAATCGCGAACCTCACGTAACGCCTTGGTAATTCCGCCTACAGCAGACTCGCATACGGATAACAATAGACATGCTTGTAAAGATTCATCCCTGGTCGCTGGCGATCGCGCCGGCGCTCTTGGTTTTGACGCTCGGATGCGGCGCAGCGCAGGACGATCGCTTCGCCCCACGGTTTGAAATCTCTGGATCGGTCACCTTGCAAGGGAAGCCGCTAGAGTCGGGCGACATTCAGTTCACTTCGCCAGCGGACGTTTCGGAAGGCTCAGAAGCGTTCGGCGTGATCGAAAACGGTAAGTATTCGACGCAAGTTACCGCCGGCAAGAAGCAGGTGATCATTCGCTCGCCGAAGGCGGCCGGCAAACCGGATGAAACCGGATTTCAGCCGGTCGTCGATCGCGTACCGGCGAAATACAACGACGCGTCGACGCTGGAAGTCGAAATCACGGCCGATGCGGAGTCGGTTGATTTCGATCTGAAGAAGTAACGCCTCGCGGCGCTATTCAAGAGACGAAAAAGGGAAGCGAAATTGCTCGCTTCCCTTTTTTGTTCCCAAAACGACGAGCTTGACCTAGTCGAGCAGCACGTCGGCGAAGGCTTTGTTCAAAGCGGTCAGGCCGGCTTTTCCTTGTTTGCCTTCGACGATCACGTTGACCATCACTTCCGACGTGTTGATCAACTCGACATTGATCCCAGCGTCGCTCAAGGCGCGGAACATGCGAATGCCGACGCCGGTATGGCTGCGAAGACCGATGCCGGAGACCGACAGTTTCGCGGCGTCCGCCTTGCACAAGATTTCTTCGGCGCCCAACTGTTCGCCAATCTTCTTGGCGACCAACAGCGCGTTCTCGCTGTCTTCTTTCGGAACCGTCAAGCTCAGGTTCGCCGCATCGCCGCGTCCGACGTTCTGGACAATCATGTCGACCAGAATTCCTTTCGCCGCAATCGCTTCAAAGACCTGGGCCGCGATACCGGGGCGATCAGGAATGCGACGCAGCGCGATGACCGACTGCGAATCGTCGAGCACGATGCTGTCGATCGTCAGGTCTTCCATCGTGCGAAGTCGCGCGACCACTTCGGCGGCGTCATGAGCGCGTGCCCGCGAAACGGCCGCGACCGACTCCGGAGCGTCGTCCGGTTTGACGTCGAGCAGGAAGCCGGAGTGAACCGCGGCCAAGGCTCGCTGGGCGTCGGCTCGCGAAACCAGCACCGAGATCTTGATCTCGCTGGTGGTGATCATCTGGATGTTGATCCCAGCGTCGGCCAGGACGCGGAACATCTTGTCGGCGACGCCCGATTGCTCGGCCATGCCGAGACCAACGACCGAGATCTTCGAGACGTTTTCGTCGTGGGCGACGTTTTCGTACTGCAAAATGTCGGCGGCGCTGCGGACCGCTTCGAGCGTTTGTTCCAGTTCATCGCGCGGCACGGTGAACGAAATGTTCGCACGGCCGTCGGCGCCGATGTTCTGCACGATCATGTCGACTGAGATCGCCTTCGACGCGATGCTATGGAACAGTTCGTGCGAGATCCCCGGGACGTCCGGCACTCCTTCGATTGTGACGCGGGCTTCGTTCTTGGTCATCGCGGCGCCGCCGACCGGGCGAGTTTTCGACTCGGGCTGATCGACGATCATCGTGCCGGTGATGTCGGTAAAGCTGCTGCGAACGTGAATCGGCACGCCGAACTTCTTGGCGAACTCGATCGAGCGACTGTGCATGACGCCGGCGCCAAGGCTGGCGAGCTCCAGCATTTCGTCGTAGCTGATTTGCAGCACGCGACGCGCTTCGGCCAGCAGACGCGGGTCGGTCGTGTAAACGCCGTCGACGTCGGTGTAAATCTCGCAGGCGTCGGCGTCGAGCACCGCAGCGAGCGCAACGGCCGTGGTATCGCTACCGCCGCGGCCGAGCGTCGTAATGTTCATGTTCTCGTCGATCCCCTGGAAGCCGGCGGCGATGACGATGTTGCCGGCGTCGAGCAGCTGTTTGACTCGCTCGGTTTCGATCGAGATGATGCGGGCCTTGGTGTGCGTGCTGTCGGTCTTGATGCCGATCTGCGCACCGGTTAGGCTGACCGCTTTGGCGCCCAGCGAGTGGATCGCCATCGCCATCAGCGCGACGCTGACCTGCTCGCCGGTCGAGAGGAGCATGTCCATCTCGCGGGCCGGCGGACGATCATTGATCTGCTTCGCCAGGTCGACCAGGACGTCGGTATTCTTGCCCATCGCGCTGACCACCATCACGACCTGGTGGCCTTCTTTTTGAGCGCGGATCGCCTTGCGAGCGGCGGCGACGATTTTCTCGCAATCAGCGACGCTGGTGCCGCCGAACTTTTGAACGATCAAAGACATGTTGGTTTTCGGCCTTTTGGCAAGTGCTGCAGGTGGGGGAGCAGGGGAGACGCGTTTAGCCGTCGAGGAAATGACGCATCATGCGCCAGCCATCGTCAAACGATAGCGCGGATTGTCCGGCGTTTTCCTCGTCGTACGTCTTGTATTCGTCCGCGGCGACGCCGGTACCGCAAATCGCCAGCGGCACAAAGCCGTGGCTGTGGGTCTTGGTTCGGACCGGCGTCGGATGATCCGGGGTGACCAGAATGCGATAGTCGCCTTGCTTCTTCAACGCTTCGTGAAGCGGGCCGACAATGTGCTTGTCGATTTCTTCGAGCGCTTTGATCTTGGCGTCGGCGCGTCCTTCGTGCGACGCTTCATCGGGAGCTTCGACATGGACGCAAATGATGTCGGTCGTCGGCAACGCGTCGATCGCGTACTTCCCTTTGGCGGCGTAATCAGTGTCGATGTAGCCGGTCGCGCCGGGAACTTCGATCCGGTCCCAACCAACGAGCGCGGCCAAACCACGCAGCAGGTCGACCGCAGTGATCATCTTGCCGCTACGGCCGTAGACTTCTTGGAATGACTTCAGCGCCGGACGCTTGCCGATTCCCCACAGCCAGACGTTGGTCGCCGGAAGCTTCCCTTCGGCGATTCGCTTTTTGTTGACCGGGTGATCGGCGAAGATCTCGACGCTGCGGCTCATCAGTTCGGCCAGCAGATCGCTGCCTGGACCGCGCGGGTAATCGTCGGCGACCGACTTGTCGGTCAGGTCGTGCGGCGGCGTGGTGCGCGTGTCTTGCGAGAAGGGCGCCGGCGACTTTTCGCCGCGATAGAGAAGCAGGTTGCGATAGCTGACGCCGGGGATGAATTCGAGCAGTTCGCTGCCGAGTTCCTCTTGCGCCGCTTTCAGCAGTTCGGCTGCTTCTTCGCTGGAGATATGTCCGGCGGTGAAGCTCTTCATCGTCTGGTCTTGCACGCAGACCAGGTTGCAGCGAATCGCCCAGTCTTCTGGCGCCAGGACGATCCCTTGCGCGGCCGCTTCCAGCGGAGCGCGGCCGGTGAAGTATTCGTTCGGGTTGTAGCCGAGCAAGCTGAGGTTCGCCACGTCGCTACCGGCCGGCAAATGGTCCGGCACGTTGTTCGCGCGGCCGACGGTACCAGCCGCGACGATGGCGTCCATGTTGGGCGTGTTGGCGGCCGCCAGCGGCGTTTTGCCGCCGAGCGACTCTTGAGGTTCGTCTGCGCAACCGTCCGGAATGATGATGGCGTATTTCATCGCTATCTCGCTTTAGTCTTGAACGCGAAGTTTGCGGTTGCCGGCTCGCACGCTATCGAGCCGAACGATTTCTGTGAGCGCGGCGTCTGCGTCGCCGTCGGTCGCTGTGTGGGTCATGATGATGAGCGAGACGACGGCGTTTTCCCCCTCTTCGTCCGGCTCGTGCTGAATGACCGACGCGATCGAAATGTTGTGCGTTCCCAGGATCGCCGCGATCTCGGCCAATACGCCGGGGCGATCGTCGACCAGGAAGCGGAAGTAGTAGCGGCCGACAATTTCCGTCGCCGGGCAGATCGCCACGTCAGGATTGTGGCTGGTGAACAGCTTCAGCGTGCGGAAGGTGAGCGCGGTGCGTCCGACGGCGGTGTCGATCAGGTCGGCGACGACCGACGAAGCGGTTGGCTTTTGCCCGGCGCCCAAGCCGTGATAGAACAACTCGCCTACCTGATCGCCGGTGACGCTGATCGCGTTGTACGCGCCACGGACTTCGGCCAGCGGGCGACCGATCTTCACCAGCGTCGGCGAGACGTGCAGTTCCAGCCCGGTCTCGGTCATGCGAGCGACCGCCAACAGTTTGACGCGATAACCAAGTTCCTTGGCGAACTTCAGGTCGATCGGATCGAGCGAATCAATGCCGACGCGAGGAATCTTCTTCCAGTCGATCGCGGCGCCAAAGGCGATGTGGGCGAGGATCGCCAGCTTTTGGGCGGCGTCCGAACCGTCGACGTCCATCGTCGGATCGGCTTCGGCGTAGCCGCGGGCTTGGGCTTCGCGGACGGCGTCGTTGTAGTCGTGGCCGTCTTCCTCCATCTTCGAGACGATGAAGTTGCTGGTGCCGTTCAGAATGCCGACCAGCGACGTTACTTGATTTGCGGTCAGGCACTGCGTCAGGTTCGTAATGATCGGAATCCCGCCGGCGACTGCGGCGTCGAACGCGATCGAGCGTCCCAGTTCATGGGCGCGGCTGAACAGCTCGGGACCATGTTCGGCGATCAGCGCCTTGTTGGCGGTGACGATGTCTTTGCCCGCTTCCAGCAGACGGAGCATCGTGGTCCGGGCTTGATCAATGCCCCCCATCAACTGCGCGACGACTTTGATCTCCGGATCATTGACGATGTCGTTCAGGTCGTCCGTCAGGACACCTTCCGGCAGCTGGCAATCGCGCTGCCGTTTGAGATCGCGGACGACCGCTTTTTGCAGCCAGAGCGTCGCACCTGCATTTTTTGCGGTGCGATCGCCGTGGTCGAGTAGAATGCGCGCTACGCCGGCGCCTACGGTGCCGACGCCGACGATGGCGACCTTCGTTTTTGGCATGGCGAAACGCTCTACTCCCCAAGCTGACTAAGATATCGAAGCGAATCGTTCATCGTAGATGGCCGCGGCGGCCGTCGTCAACCGGGCTAAAGTTGTTATAGGGTAAAGGTTTCGGGGGCTTTACGACCTGATTTAGGACGAGGTATGACGCAGCTTGATAATCCCCCTTACTATGCGGTTATCTTTACCAGTCAGCGGACGAACAACGATCGACAGGGTTACCTGGCCGCGGCCGAGCGCATGGAGGACCTGGCTCGCGAGCAGGCCGGCTTTTTGGGGATCGAATCGGTCCGGGACGTCGACGGATTCGGTATCACCGTTTCTTATTGGACCGATCTGGCCGCGATCGACGCCTGGAAGAACCAGGTCGATCATCTTGGGGTCCAACGACTAGGGCGAAAGGAGTGGTACGAAAGCTACCCGCTGCAAATCGCGCGGGTAGAGCGTGCTGTTGAGTTTCCGCCAAGCCGTTAAGATAGAGCCTTTGACCCTTCTCGTTTTTTGTCTGCAAAGGACGCCATGGAATCTGCGCCGCTCGAATTCTTTAAGCGTTTGCTCGATACTCCCAGTCCCTCTGGTTATGAAAAACCGGTCCAGGATCTGGTTCGCTCCTATCTGAAGCCGATCGCCGACTCGGTCGAGACCGACCTCCACGGAAACGTGATCGGCGCCAAGAATACGTCGGCCCCCCTGCGGGTGATGTATGCCGGGCACTGCGATCAGATCGGGATGCTCGTCTCGCAGATCGATGAGCTCGGTTTTATCTACGCCCAGACGATCGGCGGTTGGGATCCACAGCAGTTGATCGGTCAGCGGATGGTAATCTGGACGTCGACCGGTCCGGTTCCGGCGGTGATCGCCCGCAAGCCGATTCACTTGCTGA is a genomic window containing:
- a CDS encoding valine--tRNA ligase, giving the protein MWEERGYFHAEPNPNKDPYTIVIPPPNVTGALHLGHALNNTLQDVLIRYKRMKGFEALWIPGTDHAGIATQAVVERRILEEEGLSRHDLGREKMVERIWKWKDQYEARILGQLKRMGSSCDWERTRFTLDPVCARAVRSTFYDLFAKNLIYKGKRLVNWDTFLQTAVSDDEVFHETTQGHFWHFSYPVIDPQPGEPPVVTIATTRPETMLGDTAVAVHPDPEQALNDLEAELKEKLKTAPGKEKPEIQAELDRIAERRKTMLPQLIILRDMALAGRKLMLPLIEREIPLIADQWAKPELGSGCVKITPAHDPNDYEVGIRNELPMINILNPDGTLNENAAQYKGLKIYDAREKVVADLDAIGLLDKVEDREIDLAHSDRSKTPIEPYLADQWFIRMDELAQSAMDAVTDGRVKIFPTRYAKGYVDWLSEKRDWPVSRQLWWGHQIPIWSQTCQLKEDHDELIAKLDADPDIKAERAAYQVERDPERQAAEKTGTIQGAARVGMPYSMIHVCINEDDDALATKYEKLGFVRENDVLDTWFSSALWPHSTLGWPEKTPELEYFYPTSTLITSRDIITLWVARMVLAGLNNMGEIPFREVFIHPTILDGLGERMSKSKGNGVDPLDVIEKFGADSLRFGLAYLTTETQDVRMPVQFECPHCGALIDQTKKNRIQPKIECKKCSKEFSTQWAFSDADLALPRGAVVSERFEIGRNFCNKLWNAARFTMINLEGFEPAPIDDADLLLEDRWILSRLASAEAEMTRCLESYRYADAARALYDFAWDNFCSFYLEMTKERFTDPAQRPLAQRVIIFVLDSLLRMLHPLVPFITEEIWQSLGKLAPKRGFAEVTEATESIMIAEWPPIDPAWQDEKIEAQFAKFQETLASLREIRSRQNIAPREMIEFTIRCDAKTVELLESMEAYFGSMANAKSVGWGAEVTIPETNARIDLPGMEVYVDLKDFIDVGAEIERNEKQRERLLGMITGKEKKLSNASFVERAPADVVAKERESLENAQRELETVEAALAKLLKK
- a CDS encoding bifunctional nuclease family protein is translated as MPVQMELSRIIISEINDQQVIYLKEVDGDRQFPIMIGIFEATSIHRRVKDFASPRPLTHDLICNIIEQMGGVLDSVVICDLNQGTYFANLRIKRDGELIEIDARPSDAIAIAVTNQPNLPIYVEEHVLDESAN
- a CDS encoding outer membrane protein assembly factor BamB family protein, with the translated sequence MPRLLLSLLLAAAFALPAYAGHRLVTQGAGKLAIVDADGKVEWEMPFGDIHDIHVTADGHIYAQQGMKKIVEIDPAQKKIVWSYDCANENGNAGKPIEVHAFQPLADGKMMIAESGIGRIIEIDRDGKLLKEVKLVVDNPHPHRDTRLVRKLENGNYLVCHEGDGKVREYDGETGDIVWEYNVPLFDKKPAGGHGPEAWGNQCFAAVRLKNGNTLISTGNGHGVIEVDHDQKVVWRLEQNELPGITFAWVTTLEVLPNGNYVIGNCHAGPGQPLLVEIEPKAKKVVWTFDQYDRFGNSVPNSQLLDVEGEVIR
- a CDS encoding DUF1559 domain-containing protein, translated to MQHTVSKRKRSGFTLVELLVVIAIIGVLIALLLPAVQQAREAARRMQCTNNLKQHGLGLHNFHDTYGRFPPGSANDLAPFGKATATNWGVSWMGYLMPFLELGNAFDQAQLTSGNSYNSTAILNALGNGAGDTPIFDAYVCPSSPMDHVAAFTPKAMISDYVGISGTINGFGGTVAANNVEQFYSSSYFGAATINGVLHMNSQTKFADVTDGTSNTMVVSEVSDWIYKDAGTPFDFRPSGRHGFFMGSKGTDARPIVTLGTGGRAFSLTSIRYKINPGKSQFFSGTAASGVFIESGYTSGGANTPLASAHPGGVQATLCDGSVRFIAETIDNTTLANLAIRHDGYVLGEF
- a CDS encoding aspartate kinase, yielding MSLIVQKFGGTSVADCEKIVAAARKAIRAQKEGHQVVMVVSAMGKNTDVLVDLAKQINDRPPAREMDMLLSTGEQVSVALMAMAIHSLGAKAVSLTGAQIGIKTDSTHTKARIISIETERVKQLLDAGNIVIAAGFQGIDENMNITTLGRGGSDTTAVALAAVLDADACEIYTDVDGVYTTDPRLLAEARRVLQISYDEMLELASLGAGVMHSRSIEFAKKFGVPIHVRSSFTDITGTMIVDQPESKTRPVGGAAMTKNEARVTIEGVPDVPGISHELFHSIASKAISVDMIVQNIGADGRANISFTVPRDELEQTLEAVRSAADILQYENVAHDENVSKISVVGLGMAEQSGVADKMFRVLADAGINIQMITTSEIKISVLVSRADAQRALAAVHSGFLLDVKPDDAPESVAAVSRARAHDAAEVVARLRTMEDLTIDSIVLDDSQSVIALRRIPDRPGIAAQVFEAIAAKGILVDMIVQNVGRGDAANLSLTVPKEDSENALLVAKKIGEQLGAEEILCKADAAKLSVSGIGLRSHTGVGIRMFRALSDAGINVELINTSEVMVNVIVEGKQGKAGLTALNKAFADVLLD
- a CDS encoding cofactor-independent phosphoglycerate mutase, whose product is MKYAIIIPDGCADEPQESLGGKTPLAAANTPNMDAIVAAGTVGRANNVPDHLPAGSDVANLSLLGYNPNEYFTGRAPLEAAAQGIVLAPEDWAIRCNLVCVQDQTMKSFTAGHISSEEAAELLKAAQEELGSELLEFIPGVSYRNLLLYRGEKSPAPFSQDTRTTPPHDLTDKSVADDYPRGPGSDLLAELMSRSVEIFADHPVNKKRIAEGKLPATNVWLWGIGKRPALKSFQEVYGRSGKMITAVDLLRGLAALVGWDRIEVPGATGYIDTDYAAKGKYAIDALPTTDIICVHVEAPDEASHEGRADAKIKALEEIDKHIVGPLHEALKKQGDYRILVTPDHPTPVRTKTHSHGFVPLAICGTGVAADEYKTYDEENAGQSALSFDDGWRMMRHFLDG
- a CDS encoding homoserine dehydrogenase, with amino-acid sequence MPKTKVAIVGVGTVGAGVARILLDHGDRTAKNAGATLWLQKAVVRDLKRQRDCQLPEGVLTDDLNDIVNDPEIKVVAQLMGGIDQARTTMLRLLEAGKDIVTANKALIAEHGPELFSRAHELGRSIAFDAAVAGGIPIITNLTQCLTANQVTSLVGILNGTSNFIVSKMEEDGHDYNDAVREAQARGYAEADPTMDVDGSDAAQKLAILAHIAFGAAIDWKKIPRVGIDSLDPIDLKFAKELGYRVKLLAVARMTETGLELHVSPTLVKIGRPLAEVRGAYNAISVTGDQVGELFYHGLGAGQKPTASSVVADLIDTAVGRTALTFRTLKLFTSHNPDVAICPATEIVGRYYFRFLVDDRPGVLAEIAAILGTHNISIASVIQHEPDEEGENAVVSLIIMTHTATDGDADAALTEIVRLDSVRAGNRKLRVQD
- a CDS encoding antibiotic biosynthesis monooxygenase family protein; this translates as MTQLDNPPYYAVIFTSQRTNNDRQGYLAAAERMEDLAREQAGFLGIESVRDVDGFGITVSYWTDLAAIDAWKNQVDHLGVQRLGRKEWYESYPLQIARVERAVEFPPSR